The Marivirga tractuosa DSM 4126 genome contains the following window.
TCACCAATTTTAGTTTCCCTTCTTCCATTTTCATAGACTAATTCTAGTCGATAAACATAGACACCCTGAGGCATCAGTACTCCATTATAATAACCATCCCATCCAACAGTTCTATCATTACTTTCAAATAATAACTCACCCCATCTATTGTAGATCTTCATATTGAATTGAGAAACACCTTCAACTTTTGGTAAAAAGAAATCATTTTGTAGTGGATTAGAACTTGCAGTTCCCGGACCCGCTCTACTCGGTGTAAAGGCATTTGGAACATCTGAAGCTCCTCCTAAGAGGACTTTCACCTGAGAGCTTAAAGTCATGGAATCGGTGCAGCCTGTTTCTGAATTTATGGCAATTAAAGTAATGTCATAAACTCCGCTGTCAGGATAAGCATGGATTGGTTCCTCCTCAAAAGTTTCGTTACCATCTCCAAATTTCCAGATAAATTCATCTGCTCCTTCACTTAAATTGACAAATCTGACCTCTTCTCCAGTAAAAACTTGCCTGTATTCATCAGGTATAGTAAAAGATGCAGTTGGTGTTGCATTGACCACTATGAATTCTTCCTTAACCATTTGTGTGCGTTGTCCTGTTATATTTGAGGCCGACAGGGTAACTGTGTAGGTTCCTGGGTTTCTGTAGACATGCGTAGGGTTTTCAACAGCTGCTACTCTTTGCCCATCCCCAAATTCCCATTGATATGTGGAAGGATCGGCAAATTGTGTTAGGTTTTCAAATTCCACAACTAAGGGTAAACAGCCTTCTGTTGGATTTGCATCAAAATCTACAATAGGAGGGATTGCCCCAATAGTAATGGTAGTTTGATAAGAATCTGTGCATTGTCCATTGGTAGCTGTCATTCTGATAACAAATGTACCAAATGTGCCATACTCATGTGGTGCTGGATCAATTTCTGATGAAGTAGTGCCATCTCCAAAGTCCCATTCATATTCCCATTCGTTTTTATTGGTGGTAGTATTGTTGAGGTTTACAGTACTTTCTGGGAGAACCATTTCTTCTGGAGTAGCCTCAAAACTAGCTTCCAACTCAGGATAAACTTCTTTTAATGCACTTCCACTTACTGGGCCAGTACAATTATCAGGAGAATTACTATCCACCACAGAGACTAATGTGTAAGTAGTTGTGGTCGTAGGGAAAACGGGTTCAAAATGCCTGTTAAAAGCAGTAGTAAATGTGAAGTTTTGGTTTCCATCTGTATAAGTAATAGTCCATGGACCAACACCTGATTGATCAAAAATCAACTCTGTTTCTTCACCATAGCATGTAACATCATCTCCTGATAATTCAGAAGTAGGTAAACTATTGACATTGATGGTTACTGGACCACCTAAACTGTTTCCAAAGCAACCTCTACTATCTGTAAGTTCAATTACCCGATAAACAGTAGATACTTCAGGTGTTTGGTTAATGGATTCACCGTCTTGAATGTTATTGTATTCAATTGTGTCCTGATTAGCCCTAACCACTACATTAAATGGGCCATCTCCTGTGAAATAAAAATTAAGCGGACTAGAATCACCTCGGCAAATGGTATTATTGCCCTCAATTTCGACTTGAGGTCTATCAAAAGCAGTGATGGTAGCAGATCCATTTACATCACCCGAACAATTAGGCGTATTGGAATCTATAACATCAACTAAGGTATAATTTTTGGTACCTGGAGCAGCACTAATCGTAACTGTTTCTGTATGAATATCCGCATTGCTGTCAAAAGCTCCATCAGGGGTGACATTTGGAATAGTGAAAATATTTTCACCATCGGTATAGCGAACGTTCCAAGGCGGAGTACCAGTTAAATTAATTTCTAATTCCGTTGGCGTATTCACACAAACATTATTTTGATTTCCAGAGATCGTTGCGGTAGGCTTTGAATTGACTTTAATGGTGGCAGTGCCCGAAACATCACCAGAACAAACGGGTGTATTTCCATCTGAAACACTGACTAAACTATAGGTAGTGGAATCAGTTGGACTGATTGGTTCTATCGTAACCGGATTATTACTGTTGATTGTGAAGTTTGAATTTCCATCAGTATAAACTACTTCCCAAGGACCGATTCCTGTTAAATTAAAGAATAGATTTGCATTATTACCCTCACAAATAGTAGTAGATCCGGACAAGGATGCAGTTGGTTTAATATTTACTGAGACAAAAGCGGATCCTGAAATACTAGAAGGATTACAATTAGGATACTCTCTGTCTTCAACACTTAACAAGAAGTAATTAGTAGAATTGGTAGGACTTACATATTCAATATGTCCATTTGATATATTGAATAAAGTATCATTAGTCATACCATTATTGTATACTACATCAAAATTTTGACTACCGGGACCTGTCAAGTTAAAAACAAGGCTAGTGGAATCTCCAGGGCAAATAACATTTGAACCATTGAGACTTAAATTCCCAGTAGGGCCAGCTAATATATTTACTGGTAGGATAGAAGGGGAGCCAAGACAACCATTGCTATCTATTTCTACTACTTGCATATTTCCAGAGAAACTATTGAAATTAGCAGTTATGGAATCTCCGTTTGTGCTAGAATAGCTAATAAAGGCACCTGAAGGTAATGTCCATTGGTAATTAGAACCAACACTTGATTCGACTTTAAATGGGATTTGTTGAGAAAATGCACAAACCTCATCTGCCCCTATGATGGTGGGACTGGTGAATTCAGGGAATATTGTGATTTCTTGGATATCAGAAGTGTCAGAACAACCACCAACTGAAGAAACAGCAATATGTCTTACTTCAAAAATAATCACATCACTAGTTGTATTATTAAAAGTCTCTGAAACAGAACCATTAGTTGGTATTGGGGTCGTATCAAAATTATCCCACGGATTACCAGAATCTTTTATTCTTCTTTCGTAAATATGATTACCTGATAAACCTGTTCCAATGGAGGTAGATGTAAAATTAACCAGTAGCGGTGAGCAACCTTCTGTTTTATCTTTAAAGAAACTGGCATCAACTTTTGGGTTTAAAGTTACGGTTTTACTCACGGACTCTGAACACCCATATTCCGTCTCAATTGATAAAGTGACAGTGTAAGTTGTAACATTATTAAAATCGCCTGTAAATGAATGGTTAACTATACTGTCTTCTTCAGTAAATAACGATTTCCCATCTCCCCAATTCCATTTTAATTCATAATTTGCTAAAATGTTATTGTTTGTAATCTCAAACTCAAAATTATAATCTTCTTGGCAAGCTGGATTTGGAGATATTATGTCAAAATCTATAAGCGGCTCTTGAAATACCGTAATATTAATTGTCGAGTCTGCAGTACATCCAGATAGGGATTCTGCAGTAAGTTTAATAGCATATTCTATATATGGATCAGTTGTATTTGTTAAAATAGGTAAGACTTCACCATTTAAGTGCCCTCCACTGCCTAATACCGGAGTTGAACTAGCGAAAGTAGTACCATTAGTAATATCAGTTATTTCATATGATAGATAGAAGTCATTACCTGATGGTAAACTACTGGTTTCATTAATAATTCTCACTTCTAAAGGAGCGCAGTTTTCTGAATCATTTGTCAATAAATCGAATCTAACTTCAGGAGTTTCATTAATTCCCAATGAAATAGGAGGGTCAGAAGCTACATCGCAAGTGCTCGGTAAAAGTGCGTTTAATCTAATTTCATAGTTGGCCGAATCTGTAAAAGTGTACTCAAAAATATCAGTTGGATCAGAATCCCTAAACTCTTCATTTCCTGTCAAACTATTTCCTTCAATTATAGTGGAATCGTTTATATCTAGATTTTTTATGATTAATTCCCATTCAGTTCCAGCAGGGACATCTGCTGGATTTGTATTATTTACAAATCCATAAATTGCAGGTGCACAGAATTCATTGCCAACAGTATCCAATACAATATTAATATCATCTTTTGGTAGTATAGTATCATTAAAAGGGGCTGATAAATCACTTTGACAATTGAAAGGATTTTCAGTTTGTAATCTAACTTCAACATTTACATTAGGATTGCCAATATCTGGTCTAGCATAGCTTACCCAGAATTCAACTCCTTCATTTTGGGTTGAAAGCGTGTCACCTACAGTTTGTACTTGCCAATCATATTCTAATAAACCTGGCTGTACTGCTTCAAAATAGTAAGTAACTGAATCGCAGGTTACAACTGTATCAACTGGATTGAAATCTGACGTAGGTTTAGGAAGTACACGGACGGTTCTCTGGGAATTATTTACACATACACCATCGACATAGGGCTGCAATACAATAGTGTAGTTAATAGCTGCTATACTGGTATAATCATTGTTGAATTCAAAAGAAAACTTATCATAATCAGGATCACCAAATATTGTGGTATCACCTCCCAAAAGAGTGGAACCATCATATACTTCCCAAATCAATGAATCCCCTGAATTTGTGATTAATAGATTATCCGTAGCATTATCAATTTGAAAGAAAAATTCAGTTGGAGAGCAATATTCATTTAAAGGATCATAAGCATCTGCAGGATCAAAAGTTCCTAATGTGGGAGGTTGGTCATATACGTCAAAGCCTGATGCGCTCCCAGGTAGCACAGTTACGGTTATAGGAGCACTTATTGCATTACAACCATTATCACCATTAGCTACTAATTCTATTGTGTAAATTGCATTTGATCCGGTGTTGTTAAAGAATATATTAGGTGATATCGATTCGTCTAACTCGCCAGGAGCTCCAATTTCACGGAAAACTGTTGTTCCTAAACTATCAATTTGTAATTCATAGTCTACAGGATCGACTGAGACATCATTTAATGATTCATTCGTCATATTTGTGAAGGTCAATAATGTACCAGGACAAATGGGATCACCATTATATGCGTCACCTGCTGAATTACCTTCATAGTCATTAGTATAGGTGGCTTCTAAATCGGATTCGGGATTATAGAGTACATTAACTGTTTGAACTATCACGTCACTTTCACATCCCTTATCGGTGATAATTCTTAATGCAACATCATAAGAACCTGCATTCCCAAGATTTTGAATTGGTTCTTCACCTGTTGCATCGATGTCAAATGTCACACCATCATAATCGAAATCCCACTGATAGGTATCTATTGCATCACTATTTACTATAATTGGAATTTCAGAATCAGCAGCATCAAAATCTGTATCCTCTCCCTCACAAACTGTTGTAAAGTCAAAATCCGCAACTGGTTTATCATATATAAAAATATCTAATTCATCATCTGTCGAACATCCTGTGGAAGCGTCATCAATGACTAATGTTACCCGATAGTGTCCTGGATCAGCCAAGGCTAATGGGTTGCCAGGGTAGTCAAATTGAGGAATTCCACCACCTCCATCGTTTTGAGAATCAATATTTCCTGGAGTAGGACTGATTTCATCAATCTCCCATGAAGTTGTTAATGAAGAAGTTTTATCGATTGATTCGTCCGTTAAAACGATTTCTAGTGGTAGGCCGAGATCTTCGCAATATTCGATTGGATTATTGTCAGTAGTCATTCCGGCACCTATATCATAGCCAATCAATGCCTGTGGTGTTTCTATGATTTCAACGTCAAATGATGTTTCAAGGACACAACCTCCAATTGATCCTCTGTCAGCTCTCATGTTAACTGTATATGTTCCTGGTGTAGGAAAACTCTCGCTTACATTTGCACCATTGGTTTCAAAAACTCCATCATTATTAAAATCCCAACTATAGGCATCCCCCACTTCATTGTCAGGGTTGGTAGGATCTTGACGGAAGTCAATGTCTTCATTTATACAGAAAGTCAATGAATTACCTTCTGCTGCTTCCCATATTCCACCAGAAGAGGGATCAAAAATCTCTGGATCTGGGTCTGGTGAATCTACAATTACTATTCTCCCTTGCACTGATCTTGGTGCGTATCCTCCAGCTCTTGGGTTGCAAGGACCCCATATATCTAACCTTACAAAAAAGTCTTCTCCTACCAAAGCATCATCAGGTACAACTATATCAAGGCTTTGGTAGTTGTTATCCCCATCTTGCACAGGCTCAGGATAAGTGACTATGATGTTTGGGTCATAGTTGTTTGGATTAGTTATGTTGACGCCTGCTGGATCTATGACAATGTCGTCTATTGTATTTGCATCGTTTTCAGTCCCATAAACTATTCGAACCTCTCTATCATCATCATTTAATGTAACATTATTGACAACAGGGTCGGGTTCAATAACACAATTAAAGTCTGTGGCATCTAGGAAATTTAAAGTGACCTGTGTTCCGGCACAGACTTGGTATTCGTCTTCTTCAATTATTACTTCTCCTGGTTCAGTATCATCTGGTTCCCAATAGTTTACTGGTCTGTCGATTTGAAGTGAGATATTGTTACAGGCAACTCCATCAATGTATAGGGTAGCAATAGGTTGATAAAAACAGAGCCCGTCAGTTTCATTTTCATAAGTATAGAATGCATTATTATCAGCATTGTAAATAGAAAATGTCCTCCCATTCGGACTATTGATGATTCTTATTTCTTCATCAGCTGGGAAATAATCTGCCTCATATCTTGTATTATCTCCGTTTCCCCAATCAACGTCAACTTCAATATTTTCTCCTCCGAATACTAAAGGGTCATCGTTTAAATCAACAGCACTCAAGGTAAAATACCAATCTAATTCCACTGGGGCGCAGTTTGTGCCTAATCCAGCAGCTCCAGTAAATCTATTTGCTTGAGCACCACCTGATCCTGATTTTACACCTGCACATGTAATTTGCCCAACACTTTCATTTATATAAAGAAAGTTGAATAGCATTACCAATGCAGTAAAAATGATAGGTTTGATATAGCTATTCTTCTGAAACATTATACAAACATATAGATATTAGTTGGTGCGAAAAATATATTCATTAGTCGAACAATACATTTGTTTTATCGAAATATAACTAAAAAAAAGATAAATAAAAATTATAATAATTATAAGTACAAGGAAAAACACTGATAGAAACCTTTTATTTTAATTTTCTATATATGTTAAACTTACAATTGGAATTAAAACTGCTGAATATAGACCTGTATAATGTATATTAAAAAAATATAGTTTGTTGGTTAAATAATTATATTTTGATCATTAATATTGAAATAGTACCTCTCAGAAAATTAATTGCATAGCTGATTAAAGGTAGCCTTAGAATTATAAATGGTTTTTGCATACGTCTTACGATATTCCATTATATTTGCGGCATGAAAAACATTACCTTTGCTTTACTTCTTTCCCTGCTACTTTCTGCTTGCTTGCCTGATGAGCCTACATTTGAAGATTTCAGAAGGGCAGAGGTTCAGAGGCTTTTATCCAATCAGGAAGTGAAGAGATGGAGGTTGGAGGATAGATTGCTGTTCAATGAGGAAGTGGTCTTTGATTCTTGTGAAGTTTCAAGACAAATCATCTTTAATTTCACTTCTGCTGGCAACGATAAAGATTCTCTTTTCTATATCAACCCGGCCGATACTTGTGGTAATTCTACTGATACATTAAAAGGATTTTGGTATGTGCCCAAAACTATAAAAGCGGAAATCCCAATTGATACAGTAGTTTTTGTTTGGAAAGGTACTGATACAGCTTTTTTTCAACTGAGAGATTTAAATCCCAAAGACTTTAGTATCAGTACTTATTTTAAGCAAGACAGTCTTAGTGAAAGCTTCACTCATTTCCCGCTTCCTCCCGTTGAGGAAGAAGAGGAAGAAGAAAATGATGATCAATAGTGGCTTCTATTTATTAGATTTTTAAGTACATCTGAAAATGATAATTCGTGAATGCATTTAACTATATTTTCTTCATTTTCTATCCCTTCAGGCAACCATTTTTCGGCTGTAATTCCTAAATAGGCTAAATCCATATCAGCATATTCGGTTTCAAGATTCGTCTCTTTTATTTCCTCTAAGAAATTTAAAAAGTCAGCTATAGGATTTAAAATCTCGTCATAATGAAGCTGGATAGCTCTTATTATTGCTTTTCTTTTCTCCGCTGAATCGGGTTCTTCGTCCAATTCTTCACTTTTTAACCTAATGTTACCAATGCTTAGATCCTGGCTGACGATAAATTCATCTTCATCAAAATCCCATCGCACATTTCTACGATTTTTAAGCAAAGGCATCAAATCTTTCGGATTAAGTGGTGCTGCTAAAAATATTTTTCCCATTCCGGCTCTAGCATCCATATTGGCCACGGTCAACCAGCTTTCATCTGCCAACTCATCTTTATGACCGATTGCTGCTATGCTTCCATTCGATAATTGAAACTGCGCATTATTACCTCTTTTGGCTGATGCAATTCTATCAGGATAAGCCATAGCCAATAAAAAGCCAATGGAATAAGGATCAACTTCTTTATTGTCCTCGTCAATTTTGAACAATACTCTGTAAGCTTGAGCTATTTTCTCAATTTTTTTAAAATTTCTACCCAGTCTTTTTTCTCCTCTTAGAATTCTCAACAATTGAATTCTCTCACTTATGTCTGCTCCAGCTTTCTTATATAAAGGATCTTTTTCTTCTAACAATGATGCTAGGTCAATGGCTAGGGATAGATTTTCTGTTGACTTCACCAACATATGAGCAAGTCTTGGATGGCAAGGTAATTGATGCATTTGCTTACCTGTTTCAGTAATGCTTTTATTATCATCTAATGCTTCTAACTGAATCAACAGATTTTCAGCATAAATAAGTTTATCTAGTGGAGGAGGTGTGAGCCAAAAGAGCCGTTTACTTTCATGAATATTTCTGGCTGCTAAGTCCAATTTGAGGCTTGCTAAATCTGCATGAAGAATTTCTGCTAAACGATGGCTTGATTTATTATTTTGCTCAATTTCAGTCCACATCCTGTAGCATTTTCCTGGTGCTAATCTCCCAGCTCTACCTGCTCTTTGTGTTGCTTCGTCTTGTGAAATTGCTTGTGTTTTTAAGCTGTTTAATGCAGTGTTAGGATCAAAAATGGAGTTTTTCTTTAGCCCGGTATCAATAACCACTTTGATTCCTTCAATTGTTAAACTGGTTTCTGCAATGGAAGTAGCTAATACAATTTTGCGTTTTCCTTGTGGGTGAGGTTGAATGGCCGCCCATTGTTTGTGCCATGCCAGTTGGCCAAAAAGCGGATAAATCTCTGCTTTAACTTTTGATTTTCTTAGCAAATCCTGAACTGCCAAGATTTCACCTTGTCCAGGAAGGAACACTAAAATATCACCTTTATCATCTTTTAGCGCTTTTTTTACTTGCTCAGCAGTCAATTCAGCAATTAACCTTTGGTCTAAGTTCCCTGCATATTCGATATCAACTGGGTATTGCCTCCCTTTGCTGGCGATCACTTTTGCCTTTAATTCTGTTGCTAAAAGTTGCTGATTTAGTGTAGCTGACATAATCAATAGCTTTAAATCAGGTCTTGAATTTTGCTGAGTGTAGCGAGCTAATGCCAAAGCCACATCAGCGTGAATACTGCGCTCATGAAATTCATCAAAAATAACTATAGCAACTTCCTTTAATTCGGGATCACTATCCATCATTTTATTAAGAATACCTTCTGTGACCACTTCTATTTGCGTGTTTTCTGATATTCTTGTTTCGAACCTGATTCTGTAGCCAATTGTATTTCCCACTTCTTCGCCAATCAACTGGGACATCCTTTGGGCTATCGATTTAGCAGCCAATCGTCTTGGTTCTAACATGATGATTTTTTGCCGTTTGCTATTAAAAAGCTCTAAAAGTGCGAGCGGGATAATAGTACTTTTCCCGGCTCCGGCCTCAGCATTAAGGATAAGGTTTTGCTCTTCCTTGATTTTTTGAAGTACTTCAGGAAGAATGTCGACTATTGGCAAATTAATTTGAGATAAATCTATTTTAGGCATGTTGCAAGCTTAATTGACAAAAGATTGGATTCTATAAACGTAATAATTTGCTAAAATTTATGTGAGATTAACACTGAAGGTATTTAATGTTTGCTAAAAATGCATAAATAATGTTAGGCTCTAAAAATCTTCGATTTCACAAAATCCCAAAATTCTTTTCGCTCTTCTGCTGATGTTAATAATGATTTTAGTGTACTGCCAAAGCTAGCGTCCTTATTTGGTTGATGGCTAGGTTTAATATTTGGTAAGGGCGCAGGCTCTTGTTTGGGTTGAGGAGCAACATCTGATTTTGTCTCAGTAGATTTTTTCATTCCAAAATTCTTCGGGTCTAGCTTTTCTGCATCTTTGTAATGCTGCTCCGCTTTTTTATGATTACCCATTTTACCCAAAACTAACCCTAAATTATTATGGGAAATGGCATCTTCTGGATCTAATTCCAGTGCTTTTTGGTAATCTTGTTTAGCCCCTTCAAGATCATTCATGTGATCTTTTATAAAAGCTCTACTGGCATATCTAAAGGGATTTTTTGGTTCCATTTCTACAGCTTTATTGAAATCAGCCATGGCATTTTCTTGCTGTTTTGCCATGTAATAAACCAGTCCTCTTTCTGCAAATAGCTCTGCACTCTCAGGTTTTAATTTTATTGCTTTACTCATATCCGATTGCGCAGCCTGATAGTCTTTAATTTTAAAATAAGCTTTTCCACGTTGATAGAAAGCTACCGGATTTTGATTGTTTTGTGTGATATATTGAGAATATAGATGAATTCCTTGTTTAAAATCGCCCTTTTGGCAATAAGAGGAAGCGGTTTCTAATAGTATATTGAGTTCTTGCATTATTTTTACCTTTTCTTAAGATGTGACAAAATTACTAACTATTTCTCGGCATCTCTGTTACATTTTTCAAAAAGACTAGCGCTTTTAGTTTTTGGTTTAGGCTTTGACATTTAAAACTTATATTTTTGAAATTTAATAAACCCAATATAAAATGATTCAAGCATGGATGCGAGGTGTGTTATTAATTGCCTCAGTTTATAATGTTGCATGGTCGGTTTTTCTTTTCTGGAGTCCCGATAGTTATATTAAATGGATGACTGAAGGTGCTCAATCTGAAAATGGGTGGGTGTTTTATCAGGCAGTCGGGATATTGCTTGTAGCCATAATGCTGTTTATGGGCTTTTTAAAGCCGCTGAAATTTAGGTGGCTGATCTTGATTTCCTTCCTCGCTAAATTATTGGGAGGAATAGCAGTCTATTTATTAATTATGGAATCTCAGTTCACTAAGAAGTTTACCTTCCATTTACTTATGAATGATTTGGTATGGCTACTTCCATTACTTTCAATTGTAATGGCGGCATTTAAATCAGATAAAAGCCGTTAAACTATTTGTGTTTGTTTTGCCCATACATTTTTATTAAATCGAGCTAAAATTTTATCAAAAATGAAATATAACTTAACTATTTTTCTATTTTTTACTTTTGTTTCTTTTTCAATTGCTCAGGTAAAAGAGCCTGTTCCGGCTTCAGAAATTTTACACCAAATGGAAAAGTTGCAGAATACTACTAGAGTTTTATATGTGGCTGCGCATCCTGATGATGAAAATACTCGGTTTATAGCTTATGTTGAAAATGGAAAAAAGTTTGAGGCTGCTTATTTATCGCTCACACGAGGGGACGGTGGTCAAAATGTTATTGGACCTGAATTGCGAGAAGGATTAGGTTTAATAAGGACACAAGAGTTGCTTGCAGCGAGAGAAATAGATGGTGGACAACAATTTTTTACAAGGGCCAATGATTTTGGATACTCCAAAAACCCTAGTGAAACTTTTAATAAATGGGGAAAAGAAGAAGTGCTTTCAGATGCGATTTGGACGATTCGAAATTTTCAACCGGACATAATTGTAACAAGGTTTAATAAAACACCAGGTATAACTCACGGGCATCATACAGCTTCGGCTATTTTAGCGCATGAGGCTTTTAAGATGGCCGGTGATAAAACTGCTTTTCCAGAGCAATTAGAATTTACTAATATTTGGCAGCCGAAGAAAATTTATTGGAATACATCTTCATGGTTTTTTCGAAGGAATGAAGATTTTGATAAGTCACAATATGTAACCGAAAATGCTGGTGGCTATTCACCTCTTTTAGGGATTTCTTATACTGAAATGGCCGCGTTGAGCAGAAGCAGGCATAAATCACAAGCATTTGGTACCGCTGGTAGCAGAGGGGATGAGATTGAATATTTTGAATTTTGGGATGGTCCAGAAAATGCAAAAGAAATCTTTAATGGTGTAGATCACTCTTGGTCTAAGTTTAAAAATGGTAAAACCATTCAAAAGGCAATTGATAAGCTAGTAGATGATTTTGAACCTAAAAAACCCGAGGCTTCTATAGATCAGCTTTTTGTGATTAAGCAGTTAATCGAAAAACTTGATGACTCTGCGGTTAAGAATGATAAATTAAAGGCGATTGAAGATTTAATACTGAACTGCGCAGGTTTCTATCATTTGTTCTACCACGATCATCCATACATATCTCCTGGCGATCAAATTAATTTAAATATGGAGTTAGTCAATCGTTCCGATGCTGATCTAAAGGTGATAGGTGCTAGCATAAATGCTATAGGAGAAGATTTAGATATTGCAGGTGAATTGAGCAATAACGATGTGAAATTACAGAGTTTTGCCATCAAGATTCCAGAAGATTTCCCTTACTCTAATCCATATTGGTTAGATGATCCTTCTGCTAATGGACTTTATAAGGTAGAAAATCAGAAATTAATAGGAAAAGCAGAAAATGACCCAGCTATTATTGCAGAAATTAATTTGAGCATTAATGGAAATAAGTTTTCATTTAGCAGTCCATTGAAATATAAGTCTTCTGATAGGATTAGCGGTGAGATTATTCAACCATTATATGTTATT
Protein-coding sequences here:
- a CDS encoding PIG-L family deacetylase; amino-acid sequence: MKYNLTIFLFFTFVSFSIAQVKEPVPASEILHQMEKLQNTTRVLYVAAHPDDENTRFIAYVENGKKFEAAYLSLTRGDGGQNVIGPELREGLGLIRTQELLAAREIDGGQQFFTRANDFGYSKNPSETFNKWGKEEVLSDAIWTIRNFQPDIIVTRFNKTPGITHGHHTASAILAHEAFKMAGDKTAFPEQLEFTNIWQPKKIYWNTSSWFFRRNEDFDKSQYVTENAGGYSPLLGISYTEMAALSRSRHKSQAFGTAGSRGDEIEYFEFWDGPENAKEIFNGVDHSWSKFKNGKTIQKAIDKLVDDFEPKKPEASIDQLFVIKQLIEKLDDSAVKNDKLKAIEDLILNCAGFYHLFYHDHPYISPGDQINLNMELVNRSDADLKVIGASINAIGEDLDIAGELSNNDVKLQSFAIKIPEDFPYSNPYWLDDPSANGLYKVENQKLIGKAENDPAIIAEINLSINGNKFSFSSPLKYKSSDRISGEIIQPLYVIPPLSIEFGEEVSIFTNTGQEKEISIKVKALKDNISGLLELDLPAGWKAETDQLDLSFENLVRNSTKEFKINLTSGGEEGKYDLRAFARIDEKSVGKSVQEIQYDHIPNQIIIRNASQKLVLADVKTKGKKIAYIEGAGDAVDEALVAMGYQVDFINIESISIEELKQYDAVVAGIRAYNVNSALQVHYGKMNDYMNSGGVYMVQYNTTYSLPDTDFWPYPLDLSRDRITVEQASMEFINPDHSALNYPNKITAEDFEGWVQERGLYFPDKWDKNYVPILAGNDPDETTKKGALLIADYGKGKFVYTGLSFFRELPAGVPGAYRLLANLLARNSNQ
- a CDS encoding tetratricopeptide repeat protein gives rise to the protein MQELNILLETASSYCQKGDFKQGIHLYSQYITQNNQNPVAFYQRGKAYFKIKDYQAAQSDMSKAIKLKPESAELFAERGLVYYMAKQQENAMADFNKAVEMEPKNPFRYASRAFIKDHMNDLEGAKQDYQKALELDPEDAISHNNLGLVLGKMGNHKKAEQHYKDAEKLDPKNFGMKKSTETKSDVAPQPKQEPAPLPNIKPSHQPNKDASFGSTLKSLLTSAEERKEFWDFVKSKIFRA